One region of Peromyscus eremicus chromosome 4, PerEre_H2_v1, whole genome shotgun sequence genomic DNA includes:
- the LOC131908196 gene encoding olfactory receptor 9G19-like — protein sequence MDEKNVTGVKEFILLGFTEDMVLQWVLFFIFLIIYVISLLGNITLISLICADSRLHTPMYFFIGNLSFLDLWYSSVYAPKILITCISEDKSISFAGCLAQFFFSAGLAYSECYLLAAMAYDRYVAISNPLLYSQAMSPRLCASLVAASYVGGFVNSTIITSETFTLNFCGDNTFDDFFCDLPPLVKLACDVKESYQIVLYFILASNVITPTVLILASYLFIIAAILKIRSTQGRLKAFSTCGSHLTAVTLYYGSILFIYSRPSTSYALERDKVVSVFYTVVIPMLNPLIYSLRNKDVKDALRKMLATAKFS from the coding sequence ATGGATGAGAAAAACGTTACTGGGGTGAAGGAATTCATCCTTTTAGGGTTCACAGAAGACATGGTGTTACAGTGGGTACTCTTTTTCATCTTCCTCATCATTTATGTCATCAGTCTCCTAGGGAATATCACCCTGATTTCTCTCATCTGTGCTGATTCTCGACTCCACACACCCATGTATTTCTTCATAGGAAATCTGTCATTCCTGGATCTCTGGTATTCTTCTGTCTATGCCCCAAAAATCTTGATAACATGCATCTCTGAAGACAAAAGCATCTCCTTTGCTGGATGTCTGGCTCAGTTCTTCTTCTCTGCTGGGTTGGCCTACAGCGAGTGTTACCTACTAGCTGCCATGGCTTATgatcgctatgtggccatctcCAACCCCTTACTTTACTCCCAGGCTATGTCCCCAAGGTTATGCGCCAGTCTTGTTGCAGCTTCCTATGTTGGTGGCTTTGTAAACTCCACCATTATCACTAGTGAGACGTTTACCCTGAACTTCTGTGGAGACAATACTTTTGACGACTTCTTCTGTGATCTGCCCCCTCTTGTGAAGTTGGCATGTGACGTGAAGGAGAGCTACCAGATTGTGCTGTATTTCATATTGGCCTCAAATGTCATCACCCCCACCGTGCTGATTTTGGCCTCCTACCTCTTCATCATTGCCGCCATCTTGAAGATCCGCTCCACCCAAGGCCGCCTCAAGGCCTTCTCCACATGTGGTTCTCACCTGACAGCTGTCACCTTGTACTATGGTTCAATTCTCTTCATTTACTCCCGCCCGAGCACTAGTTATGCCCTGGAGAGGGACAAAGTGGTTTCAGTGTTCTATACTGTAGTAATTCCAATGCTGAACCCCCTGATCTACAGTTTAAGAAACAAAGATGTCAAGGATGCTTTGAGGAAAATGTTAGCTACAGCCAAGTTTTCATGA
- the LOC131908197 gene encoding olfactory receptor 9G19-like: protein MERGNHTVTEFILLGFSTDPVMQMVLFVLFLGVYSLTLLGNTTLIILICNDSRLHTPMYFFIGNLSFLDLWYSSVYTPKILVTCISEDKSISFAGCLSQFFFSAGLAYSECYLLAAMAYDRYAAISNPLLYAQAMSRKLCISLVVYSYTGGFVNAIILTSNTFTLDFCGDNVIDDFFCDVPPLIKLACDVRESYQSVLYFLLASNVITPTLLILASYLFIIAAILRIRSTQGRLKAFSTCSSHIISVTLYYGSILYIYSRPSSSYSLERDKMVSTFYTVLFPMLNPMIYSLRNKDVKEALRKLVKFAPSDI from the coding sequence ATGGAGAGGGGAAATCACACAGTGACTGAGTTCATCTTGCTGGGCTTCTCAACAGACCCTGTGATGCAAATGGTCCTCTTTGTCCTGTTCCTTGGAGTATATTCTCTGACGTTGCTAGGAAACACTACCCTCATCATATTGATCTGTAATGACTCCAGGCTTCACACACCCATGTATTTCTTCATTGGAAATCTGTCTTTTCTGGATCTCTGGTATTCCTCTGTCTACACTCCAAAGATCCTAGTGACCTGCATCTCTGAAGACAAAAGCATCTCCTTTGCTGGATGTCTGTCTCAGTTCTTCTTCTCTGCTGGATTGGCCTATAGTGAATGCTACCTACTGGCTGCCATGGCTTATGATCGCTATGCAGCCATCTCCAACCCCCTGCtttatgctcaagccatgtcaAGGAAGTTGTGCATCTCTTTGGTTGTGTATTCCTATACAGGGGGATTTGTCAATGCAATTATATTAACTAGCAACACATTCACATTGGATTTTTGTGGTGATAATGTCATTGATGACTTTTTCTGTGATGTACCACCTCTCATAAAGCTGGCATGTGATGTCAGGGAGAGTTACCAGTCTGTGCTATACTTCCTCCTAGCCTCAAATGTCATTACTCCCACTCTGCTTATCTTGGCCTCTTATCTCTTCATCATTGCTGCCATCCTGAGGATCCGCTCCACCCAGGGCCGCCTCAAGGCCTTCTCCACCTGCTCCTCCCACATCATCTCTGTAACCTTGTACTATGGCTCCATCCTCTATATCTACTCTCGTCCAAGTTCCAGTTACTCCCTAGAGAGGGACAAAATGGTGTCTACCTTTTATACTGTATTATTCCCCATGTTGAACCCCATGATCTACAGTCTGAGGAATAAAGATGTAAAGGAAGCACTGAGAAAACTTGTCAAGTTCGCTCCTTCTGACATCTAA
- the LOC131908199 gene encoding olfactory receptor 9G19 — translation MEQDNNTVSEFIMLGFTTDPVMQKVLFAVFLVVYTLTLLGNSSLIVLICNDSRLHTPMYFFIGNLSFLDLGLSSVYTPKILATCISEDKSISFAGCVAQFFFSAALDYTECYLLAAMAYDRYVAISKPLLYSQAMPLKLCVFFVAASYLGGFVNAVIITKDTFALTFCSDNVIDDFFCDIPPLVKLACGKKDSFQSVLFFLLTSNVIIPIVFILASYLFIIATILRIRSTQGRLKAFSTCSSHLISVTLYYGSILYIYARPRSSYSLDRDKIVSTFYTVVFPMLNPLIYSLRNKDVKEALNKLLK, via the coding sequence ATGGAGCAGGATAATAATACAGTCAGTGAGTTCATCATGTTGGGATTCACAACAGACCCTGTGATGCAGAAGGTCTTGTTTGCAGTGTTTCTTGTTGTGTACACATTGACTTTGCTGGGAAATAGCTCCCTCATTGTGTTGATCTGCAATGACTCCAGGCTCCATACACCCATGTATTTCTTCATTGGAAACCTATCATTCCTGGATCTTGGGTTGTCTTCTGTCTACACACCAAAGATCCTAGCGACATGCATTTCTGAAGACAAGAGCATCTCCtttgctggctgtgtggctcaATTTTTCTTCTCTGCTGCACTGGACTACACTGAGTGTTACCTTTTGGCTGCCATGGcttatgaccgctatgtggctaTCTCAAAGCCTCTGCTTTATTCACAAGCTATGCCCTTAAAGCTATGTGTATTTTTTGTGGCAGCCTCATATCTGGGAGGTTTCGTTAACGCTGTCATCATCACCAAAGACACTTTTGCCTTGACTTTCTGCAGTGACAATGTAATTGATGACTTTTTCTGTGATATCCCACCCCTGGTGAAGCTAGCCTGTGGCAAGAAGGACAGCTTCCAGTCTGTGTTGTTTTTCCTCTTGACTTCCAATGTCATCATCCCCATTGTGTTCATCCTGGCCTCTTATCTTTTCATCATTGCCACAATCCTGAGGATCCGCTCCACTCAGGGCCGCCTCAAGGCCTTCTCCACCTGCTCCTCCCACCTCATCTCTGTGACCTTGTACTATGGCTCCATTCTCTACATTTATGCTCGTCCCCGGTCCAGTTACTCTTTGGATAGAGACAAAATTGTTTCAACCTTTTACACAGTGGTTTTCCCCATGTTGAATCCGTTGATCTACAGTTTGAGGAATAAAGACGTGAAAGAGGCTCTGAATAAACTCCTCAAGTAA
- the LOC131908200 gene encoding olfactory receptor 9G19-like — MEQYNNTVVEFILVGFTTDPVMQLVLFVIFLAVYALTVLGNSTLIVLICNDSRLHTPMYFFIGNLSFLDLGLSTVYTPKILVTCISEDKSISFVGCVAQFFFSAGLGYTECYLLAAMAYDRYVAISKPLLYSQAMSLKLCVFFVAASYLGGLINSVIITKDTFALTFCSDNVIDDFFCDIPPLVKLACGKKDSFQSVLFFLLTSNVIIPIVFILASYLFIIATILRIRSTQGRLKAFSTCSSHLISVTLYYGSILYIYARPQSSYSLDRDKIVSTFYTVVFPMLNPLIYSLRNKDVKEALNKLFK, encoded by the coding sequence ATGGAACAATATAATAATACAGTGGTTGAGTTTATCCTGGTGGGATTCACAACAGACCCTGTGATGCAGCTAGTCCTGTTTGTAATTTTCCTTGCTGTGTATGCATTAACTGTGTTAGGAAACAGCACCCTTATTGTCTTGATCTGCAATGACTCCCGACTCCACACACCTATGTATTTCTTCATTGGAAatctgtctttcctggatcttggaTTGTCCACAGTCTACACTCCaaagattttagtcacatgcatcTCTGAAGACAAGAGCATCTCCTTTGTTGGCTGTGTGGCTCAATTCTTCTTCTCTGCTGGACTTGGGTATACTGAGTGTTACCTTTTGGCTGCCATGGCTTATGACCGTTATGTGGCCATCTCAAAGCCTCTGCTTTATTCACAAGCCATGTCCTTAAAGCTATGTGTATTTTTTGTGGCAGCCTCATATCTGGGGGGTTTAATTAACTCTGTCATCATCACCAAAGACACTTTTGCCTTGACTTTCTGCAGTGACAATGTAATTGATGACTTTTTCTGTGATATCCCACCCCTGGTGAAGCTAGCCTGTGGCAAGAAGGACAGCTTCCAGTCTGTGTTGTTTTTCCTCTTGACTTCCAATGTCATCATCCCCATTGTGTTCATTCTGGCCTCTTATCTTTTCATCATTGCCACAATCTTGAGGATCCGCTCCACTCAGGGCCGCCTCAAGGCCTTCTCCACCTGCTCCTCCCACCTCATCTCTGTGACCTTGTACTATGGCTCCATTCTCTACATTTATGCTCGTCCCCAGTCCAGTTACTCTTTGGATAGAGACAAAATTGTTTCAACCTTTTACACAGTGGTTTTTCCTATGTTGAATCCcttgatctacagcctgaggAATAAAGATGTAAAAGAGGCTCTGAATAAATTGTTCAAATAA